The following coding sequences are from one Bradyrhizobium sp. 200 window:
- a CDS encoding signal transduction histidine kinase, translated as MSLTKFGIDDGPHNMDGLRLLGRDGTEQVEAFIGRKVMDVWVESIEHRGGRRSLFRDQYNALGKRNLAAIQRIVNTKYQRGAAFNRQHPYVEVLFSDVTESGESLDLSELVREALPPAFRRLT; from the coding sequence TTGTCACTTACAAAATTCGGCATCGATGACGGCCCGCACAACATGGACGGGCTGCGGCTTCTCGGGCGGGACGGAACTGAACAGGTCGAAGCGTTCATCGGCCGCAAGGTGATGGACGTCTGGGTCGAATCCATCGAGCACCGGGGAGGGCGACGGAGTCTGTTCCGCGATCAGTACAACGCGTTGGGCAAGCGCAATCTTGCGGCGATCCAGCGGATCGTGAACACGAAATACCAGCGCGGCGCCGCATTCAACCGCCAGCACCCTTATGTCGAGGTGCTGTTCTCGGACGTCACCGAAAGCGGCGAATCTTTAGATCTAAGTGAGCTCGTGCGAGAGGCTTTGCCGCCGGCATTTCGTAGGCTAACTTGA
- a CDS encoding conjugal transfer protein TraD, with translation MRAWQVERRKRTRHLIELGGLVVKAGLVNLIGDDRATMLGALLWIADKLQSDQGERARALWSAKGKQAFEADPTAHKGTDRPDPAARR, from the coding sequence ATGCGCGCATGGCAGGTCGAGCGCCGCAAGCGAACGCGGCACCTCATCGAACTCGGCGGCCTCGTCGTGAAAGCCGGACTCGTCAACCTGATCGGCGACGACCGCGCCACGATGCTCGGCGCGCTGCTCTGGATCGCCGACAAGCTCCAAAGCGATCAAGGCGAACGGGCGCGAGCGCTGTGGTCAGCAAAGGGGAAGCAAGCGTTCGAGGCGGACCCGACGGCACACAAGGGGACAGATCGACCCGATCCAGCAGCTCGTCGTTGA